A genomic stretch from Streptomyces venezuelae ATCC 10712 includes:
- a CDS encoding SsgA family sporulation/cell division regulator, which yields MQNTDNTTVERELELKLVLSPERAVPVPARLAYRTDDPYAVHITFHVGTDHPVNWTFARELLVEGVFRACGHGDVRIWPTKVDGRNVVLMALSSPDGDALLEAPSAQVSAWLERTLRAVPPGTESDRLGIDDGLAELLATTVIADELWLRDPWPSDESQDGEQ from the coding sequence GTGCAGAACACCGACAACACCACCGTCGAGCGCGAGCTGGAACTGAAGCTGGTGCTCTCGCCCGAGCGCGCCGTCCCCGTCCCCGCCCGGCTCGCCTACCGCACCGACGACCCGTACGCCGTCCACATCACGTTCCACGTCGGCACCGACCACCCGGTCAACTGGACGTTCGCCCGCGAACTCCTCGTCGAGGGCGTGTTCCGTGCCTGCGGCCACGGCGACGTGCGGATCTGGCCCACCAAGGTCGACGGCCGCAACGTCGTCCTGATGGCGCTCTCCTCCCCCGACGGCGACGCGCTGCTCGAAGCCCCGTCCGCGCAGGTGTCCGCCTGGCTGGAGCGGACCCTGCGCGCGGTGCCGCCGGGCACCGAGTCCGACCGGCTCGGCATCGACGACGGCCTCGCCGAACTCCTGGCCACCACCGTGATCGCCGACGAGCTGTGGCTGCGCGACCCGTGGCCGTCGGACGAGTCGCAGGACGGCGAGCAGTGA
- a CDS encoding FAD-binding oxidoreductase translates to MDDLLTRLRAGLPAEALLTDPDVTASYANDMASFCESGAPAVVVLPRTVEQVRHVMRTATELRVPVVPQGARTGLSGGANASEGCIVLSLVKMDRILEINPVDRIAVVEPGVINAVLSRAVAEHGLYYPPDPSSWEMCTIGGNIGTASGGLCCVKYGVTAEYVLGLDVVLADGRLLTTGRRTAKGVAGYDLTRLFVGSEGSLGIVVRAVLALRPQPPAQLALAAEFPSSAAACEAVCAIMERGHTPSLLELMDRTTVQAVNKLARMGLPDTTEALLLCAFDTPDPAADLAAVGELCKAAGATEVVPAADTAESELLLQARRLSLTALETIKSATMIDDVCVPRTRLAEMLDGTAAVARKYGLTIGVCAHAGDGNTHPVVCFDHTDEDESRRARESFDEIMALGLALGGTITGEHGVGVLKKDWLARELGPVGLELQRGIKATFDPLGLLNPGKLF, encoded by the coding sequence ATGGACGATCTTCTGACGCGACTGCGCGCGGGTCTCCCCGCCGAGGCGCTGCTCACCGATCCGGACGTGACCGCCTCCTACGCGAACGACATGGCGAGCTTCTGCGAGTCCGGCGCCCCCGCCGTCGTCGTGCTCCCGCGCACCGTGGAGCAGGTGCGGCACGTGATGCGCACCGCGACCGAACTCCGCGTCCCGGTCGTCCCCCAGGGCGCCCGCACGGGCCTCTCCGGCGGCGCCAACGCCTCCGAGGGCTGCATCGTGCTCTCCCTGGTGAAGATGGACCGCATCCTGGAGATCAACCCGGTCGACCGGATCGCCGTCGTCGAACCGGGTGTGATCAACGCCGTGCTCTCACGGGCCGTCGCCGAGCACGGCCTGTACTACCCGCCGGACCCGTCCAGCTGGGAGATGTGCACCATCGGCGGGAACATCGGTACGGCCTCGGGGGGCCTGTGCTGTGTGAAGTACGGGGTGACCGCGGAGTACGTCCTCGGTCTCGACGTCGTCCTCGCCGACGGCCGCCTCCTGACCACCGGCCGCCGCACCGCCAAGGGCGTCGCCGGATATGACCTGACCAGGCTCTTCGTCGGCTCGGAGGGGAGCCTCGGCATCGTCGTGCGGGCCGTCCTGGCCCTGCGGCCGCAGCCTCCGGCGCAGCTCGCGCTGGCCGCCGAGTTCCCCTCGTCGGCGGCCGCCTGCGAGGCCGTCTGCGCGATCATGGAGCGCGGCCACACCCCGTCGCTGCTCGAGCTGATGGACCGCACCACCGTCCAGGCGGTCAACAAGCTGGCGCGCATGGGTCTGCCCGACACCACCGAAGCGCTGCTCTTGTGTGCCTTCGACACCCCGGACCCGGCCGCCGACCTGGCCGCCGTCGGGGAGCTGTGCAAGGCGGCGGGCGCCACGGAGGTCGTCCCGGCCGCGGACACCGCCGAGTCCGAACTCCTCCTCCAGGCGCGCCGGCTCTCGCTCACGGCCCTGGAGACGATCAAGTCCGCGACGATGATCGACGACGTGTGCGTGCCACGGACGCGGCTCGCCGAGATGCTCGACGGCACGGCGGCCGTCGCCCGGAAGTACGGCCTCACCATCGGTGTCTGCGCGCACGCCGGAGACGGCAACACCCATCCCGTCGTCTGCTTCGACCACACCGACGAGGACGAGTCGCGGCGCGCCCGCGAGTCCTTCGACGAGATCATGGCGCTCGGCCTCGCGCTCGGCGGCACGATCACCGGCGAGCACGGTGTGGGCGTCCTCAAGAAGGACTGGCTGGCGCGGGAGCTGGGGCCGGTCGGCCTGGAACTCCAGCGCGGGATCAAGGCCACGTTCGACCCGCTGGGGCTGCTCAACCCCGGAAAGCTCTTCTGA
- a CDS encoding tetratricopeptide repeat protein, giving the protein MKTQNVSRTVLAAGVGAVLAATALVYVPEFLDQGPPAPPGPAERATIAAHAGAQASLPDLAALITDREKWLRAHPGDDASWAELGAAYTERGMRRGDPRDYPRAERALRRSLAERPAARGNLDAQLALGALAGARGDWKSAKEWGEKVRKADPKRWPAYPVLMDAYNGLGDYAAAQKAMETLEELHSGAAVRTRASQTFRDRGWREDADAAALDAAALAETDAEKAASLARLGDLAWERGEPEEALGRYGTALRLVPDHGPSLAGRARALTALGRTDEALRDWRAALARLPLPEYVLEAGELHESLGLDGDARALYERLRTGTWVRGEVALALLDADHGDPAAAVTRMRAEWARGHRSVRVADALGWALYRSGAPKEALEYAKRATDEGLRSALFSYHRGMIERAVEEYGPARRHLAEALRINPHFSPLHAGAAREAATTLGDPPDELPRDLRPVVGNRPPGAMGVPPARAKPRAWGRVGTTDGAPSRA; this is encoded by the coding sequence ATGAAGACGCAGAACGTGTCGAGGACGGTCCTGGCGGCCGGAGTGGGCGCGGTGCTCGCGGCGACGGCGCTGGTGTACGTCCCCGAGTTCCTCGACCAGGGGCCGCCGGCCCCGCCCGGCCCCGCGGAACGGGCGACGATCGCGGCGCACGCGGGCGCGCAGGCCTCGCTGCCCGACCTGGCCGCGCTGATCACCGACCGGGAGAAGTGGCTGCGCGCCCACCCCGGCGACGACGCGTCCTGGGCCGAGCTCGGCGCGGCGTACACGGAGCGCGGGATGCGCCGCGGGGACCCGCGGGACTACCCGCGGGCCGAACGGGCGTTGCGGCGCTCCCTCGCCGAACGGCCCGCCGCGCGCGGCAATCTGGACGCACAGCTGGCGCTGGGGGCGCTCGCGGGGGCGCGCGGCGACTGGAAGTCGGCGAAGGAATGGGGCGAGAAGGTCCGCAAGGCCGACCCGAAACGGTGGCCCGCCTACCCGGTCCTGATGGACGCGTACAACGGCCTCGGGGACTACGCGGCGGCCCAGAAGGCCATGGAGACCCTGGAAGAGCTCCACTCGGGCGCCGCGGTGCGCACCAGGGCCTCGCAGACCTTCCGCGACCGGGGCTGGCGCGAGGACGCCGACGCGGCCGCCCTCGACGCGGCGGCGCTCGCGGAGACCGACGCCGAGAAGGCGGCCTCGCTCGCGCGGCTCGGGGACCTGGCGTGGGAGCGGGGCGAACCGGAAGAGGCGCTCGGCCGGTACGGGACGGCGCTGCGGCTCGTACCGGACCACGGGCCCTCGCTCGCGGGCCGCGCGCGGGCGCTCACGGCGCTCGGCCGGACCGACGAGGCGCTGCGGGACTGGCGGGCGGCGCTCGCCCGGCTGCCGCTCCCGGAGTACGTCCTTGAGGCCGGCGAACTGCACGAGTCACTGGGCCTGGACGGGGACGCGCGGGCCCTGTACGAGCGGCTGCGGACCGGCACCTGGGTCCGCGGGGAAGTGGCCCTGGCGCTGCTCGACGCCGACCACGGCGATCCGGCGGCGGCGGTCACCCGGATGCGGGCGGAGTGGGCGCGCGGACACCGCTCGGTGCGGGTGGCGGACGCGCTGGGGTGGGCGCTGTACCGGTCGGGCGCGCCCAAGGAGGCGCTGGAGTACGCGAAGAGGGCCACGGACGAGGGGCTGCGGAGCGCGCTGTTCTCCTACCACCGGGGGATGATCGAGCGGGCCGTCGAGGAGTACGGGCCGGCCCGCCGCCACCTGGCGGAGGCGCTGCGGATCAACCCGCACTTCTCGCCGCTGCACGCGGGGGCGGCGCGGGAGGCGGCGACGACCCTCGGTGACCCCCCGGACGAACTCCCCCGAGACCTCCGCCCCGTTGTGGGCAATCGTCCGCCAGGGGCGATGGGGGTCCCCCCTGCTCGAGCGAAGCCGAGAGCTTGGGGGAGGGTGGGCACAACGGACGGTGCCCCTAGCCGGGCCTAG
- the hppD gene encoding 4-hydroxyphenylpyruvate dioxygenase — MTETIDHTPSTARQADPFPVKGMDAVVFAVGNAKQAAHYYSTAFGMKLVAYSGPENGSRETASYVLTNGSARFVFTSVIKVSTDWGRFLAEHVAEHGDGVVDLAIEVPDARAAYAYAVEHGATGITEPYELKDEHGTVVLAAIATYGKTRHTLVERSGYDGPYLPGFVSANPIVEPPAKRTFQAIDHCVGNVELGKMNDWVGFYNKVMGFTNMKEFVGDDIATEYSALMSKVVADGTLKVKFPINEPAIAKKKSQIDEYLEFYGGAGVQHIALATNDIVATVRAMRAAGVAFLDTPDSYYDTLGEWAGETRVPVETLRELKILVDRDEDGYLLQIFTKPVQDRPTVFFEMIERHGSMGFGKGNFKALFEAIEREQEKRGNL; from the coding sequence ATGACTGAGACCATCGATCACACCCCCTCCACAGCGCGGCAGGCCGATCCCTTCCCCGTGAAGGGAATGGACGCGGTCGTCTTCGCCGTCGGCAACGCCAAGCAGGCCGCCCACTACTACTCCACGGCCTTCGGCATGAAGCTCGTCGCCTACTCCGGACCGGAGAACGGCAGCCGCGAGACCGCCAGCTACGTCCTCACCAACGGCTCCGCCCGTTTCGTGTTCACCTCCGTCATCAAGGTCTCCACCGACTGGGGCCGCTTCCTCGCCGAACACGTCGCCGAACACGGTGACGGCGTCGTCGACCTGGCGATCGAGGTGCCGGACGCCCGCGCCGCGTACGCCTACGCCGTCGAGCACGGCGCCACCGGCATCACCGAGCCGTACGAACTGAAGGACGAGCACGGCACCGTCGTCCTCGCCGCCATCGCCACCTACGGCAAGACCCGCCACACCCTCGTCGAGCGCTCCGGCTACGACGGCCCGTACCTCCCCGGCTTCGTCTCCGCGAACCCGATCGTCGAGCCGCCGGCGAAGCGCACCTTCCAGGCCATCGACCACTGCGTCGGCAACGTCGAGCTCGGCAAGATGAACGACTGGGTCGGCTTCTACAACAAGGTCATGGGCTTCACGAACATGAAGGAGTTCGTGGGCGACGACATCGCCACCGAGTACTCCGCCCTCATGTCGAAGGTCGTCGCGGACGGCACCCTCAAGGTGAAGTTCCCGATCAACGAGCCCGCGATCGCGAAGAAGAAGTCGCAGATCGACGAGTACCTGGAGTTCTACGGCGGGGCCGGCGTCCAGCACATCGCGCTCGCCACCAACGACATCGTCGCCACCGTCCGCGCGATGCGCGCCGCCGGTGTCGCCTTCCTCGACACCCCCGACTCGTACTACGACACGCTCGGCGAGTGGGCCGGCGAGACGCGGGTCCCCGTCGAGACCCTGCGCGAGCTGAAGATCCTCGTCGACCGCGACGAGGACGGCTACCTGCTGCAGATCTTCACGAAGCCGGTGCAGGACCGGCCGACGGTCTTCTTCGAGATGATCGAGCGGCACGGGTCGATGGGCTTCGGGAAGGGCAACTTCAAGGCGCTCTTCGAAGCGATCGAACGAGAGCAGGAAAAGCGCGGCAACCTGTAG
- a CDS encoding Lrp/AsnC family transcriptional regulator, with the protein MAIDHLDGRLITLLAREPRIGVLEASRRLGVARGTVQARLDRLQASGVIRGFGPQVDPAALGYPVTAFATLEIKQGQGADVRGHLATVPEVLELHTTTGHGDMLCRLVARSNADLQRVIDKVVAFEGIVRASTAIVMENPVPLRIIPLVEQAAQE; encoded by the coding sequence GTGGCGATCGATCATTTGGACGGCCGGCTGATCACGCTCCTCGCGCGGGAGCCGCGCATCGGGGTCCTGGAGGCTTCCCGGCGGCTCGGGGTGGCGCGGGGCACGGTGCAGGCGCGGCTGGACCGGCTCCAGGCGAGCGGGGTGATCCGGGGGTTCGGGCCGCAGGTGGATCCGGCGGCGCTGGGCTATCCGGTGACGGCGTTCGCGACCCTGGAGATCAAGCAGGGGCAGGGGGCGGATGTGCGGGGGCACCTGGCGACGGTGCCCGAGGTGCTCGAACTGCACACGACGACGGGTCACGGGGACATGCTGTGCCGCCTGGTCGCGCGCTCGAACGCGGACCTCCAGCGGGTGATCGACAAGGTGGTCGCCTTCGAGGGGATCGTGCGGGCGTCGACCGCGATCGTGATGGAGAACCCGGTGCCGCTGCGGATCATCCCGCTGGTGGAGCAGGCGGCGCAGGAGTAG
- a CDS encoding ArsR/SmtB family transcription factor, whose product MSQPEEFPTRQLDPRSLRGLAHPLRIQLLRALRKHGPATASQLAERLGESSGATSYHLRQLAAHGFVEDDPTRGKGRERWWKAGQEGTTADETLSADPDPEVRGALDIYSHEIATIHTQELGTFLGTRHDWGERWLAAFDMSDFTLRLPPEKLRELDRKMHELIETYRGIEEADAPDAERVRIHLHAFPQHEN is encoded by the coding sequence ATGTCCCAGCCCGAGGAATTCCCGACCCGCCAACTGGACCCCCGCAGCCTGCGCGGTCTCGCCCACCCCCTCCGCATCCAGCTGCTGCGCGCCCTGCGCAAGCACGGCCCCGCCACCGCCTCCCAACTGGCGGAGCGCCTCGGCGAGTCCAGCGGCGCGACCAGCTACCACCTGCGCCAGCTCGCGGCCCACGGCTTCGTCGAGGACGACCCGACGCGGGGCAAGGGCCGGGAGCGGTGGTGGAAGGCCGGGCAGGAGGGCACCACCGCCGACGAGACGCTCTCGGCGGACCCGGACCCGGAGGTGCGCGGCGCCCTCGACATCTACTCGCACGAGATCGCCACCATTCACACCCAGGAGCTGGGCACCTTCCTCGGCACCCGGCACGACTGGGGCGAGCGCTGGCTCGCCGCCTTCGACATGAGCGACTTCACCCTGCGCCTGCCCCCCGAGAAGCTCCGCGAGCTCGACCGGAAGATGCACGAGCTCATCGAGACGTACCGGGGCATCGAGGAGGCGGACGCGCCGGACGCCGAGCGCGTCCGGATCCACCTGCACGCATTCCCGCAGCACGAGAACTGA
- a CDS encoding MFS transporter has translation MTASGGREADTAEPGQDTGGHPPRRDRTPLATVLTANAVSITGNSLTIIGVPWFALDTTGSPGKAGLVAFCAALPVLVSAIAGGPVIDRLGRRRVSIASDLVCALALAAIPLLNEAGLLRFWMLCALMAVTGLFHAPGETARNVLIPDLARHADTPLSRAASLYDAVSRGARMTGAALAGLLVAFMGADTVLYVDAATFCLSALLVLAGLRGVPAAEPVRGAPPLSPAAYRADLREGYSFLLRTPLLLGINVAVMTTNGLAQSWNAVLLPLHARESLGGSASLGLLVAVSGGSALVGALLYGAVGHRFPRRPVFAAGFLLTGAPVYVTAAFTDTTVPLLVVMAVGGLGAGVLNPILSTVFYETVPEGLRSRVGGASTASVLITTPLGGLAAGFLVERAGLTPALLTVAAVYLLASLSPLVLPSWRSMEAPKAGLARGAEVSRPEPSTPAPAQGPGGTPPRR, from the coding sequence ATGACCGCTTCGGGGGGACGAGAAGCGGACACGGCGGAACCGGGCCAGGACACCGGCGGGCACCCGCCGCGGCGGGACCGCACCCCGCTGGCCACCGTCCTGACCGCCAACGCCGTCTCCATCACCGGCAATTCACTCACCATCATCGGCGTCCCGTGGTTCGCGCTCGACACCACGGGAAGCCCCGGCAAGGCCGGGCTCGTCGCCTTCTGCGCGGCGCTGCCCGTCCTGGTCTCGGCGATCGCCGGCGGCCCGGTCATCGACCGGCTGGGCCGCCGGCGGGTCAGCATCGCCTCCGACCTGGTCTGCGCCCTGGCGCTGGCCGCGATCCCGCTCCTCAACGAGGCCGGGCTCCTGCGGTTCTGGATGCTGTGCGCGCTGATGGCCGTCACCGGCCTCTTCCACGCCCCCGGCGAGACCGCGCGCAACGTCCTCATCCCCGACCTGGCCCGGCACGCGGACACCCCGCTCTCCCGCGCCGCCAGCCTCTACGACGCCGTCTCGCGCGGCGCCCGCATGACCGGCGCCGCCCTCGCCGGCCTGCTGGTGGCCTTCATGGGTGCCGACACCGTCCTGTACGTCGACGCGGCCACGTTCTGTCTCTCCGCGCTGCTCGTCCTCGCGGGGCTGCGCGGCGTCCCCGCCGCCGAACCCGTGCGGGGCGCCCCGCCGCTCTCCCCGGCCGCCTACCGGGCCGATCTGCGCGAGGGGTACTCGTTCCTGCTGCGCACCCCGCTGCTCCTCGGCATCAACGTCGCGGTGATGACGACCAACGGCCTGGCGCAGAGCTGGAACGCGGTCCTGCTGCCGCTGCACGCCCGCGAGTCCCTGGGCGGTTCGGCCTCGCTGGGACTGCTCGTCGCCGTCTCCGGCGGCTCCGCGCTCGTCGGTGCGCTGCTCTACGGGGCCGTCGGCCACCGCTTCCCGCGCCGGCCGGTCTTCGCGGCCGGATTCCTGCTCACCGGCGCCCCGGTGTACGTGACGGCGGCGTTCACCGACACCACCGTGCCGCTGCTCGTGGTGATGGCCGTCGGCGGGCTGGGGGCCGGGGTGCTCAACCCGATCCTGTCGACCGTCTTCTACGAGACCGTCCCCGAGGGTCTGCGCAGCCGCGTCGGCGGAGCGAGTACGGCCTCCGTGCTGATCACCACCCCGCTGGGCGGACTCGCCGCCGGGTTCCTGGTGGAACGGGCGGGGCTCACCCCGGCGTTGCTCACGGTCGCCGCCGTGTACCTCCTGGCCTCCCTCTCGCCGCTGGTGCTCCCGTCCTGGCGGAGCATGGAGGCCCCGAAGGCGGGGCTTGCGCGCGGGGCGGAGGTCAGCAGGCCGGAACCTTCGACTCCTGCCCCTGCTCAAGGGCCCGGAGGGACGCCACCGCGTCGCTGA
- a CDS encoding S16 family serine protease, with protein sequence MLSSLSRPRALAVCALPVVALFAVAGLAPLPYAIAQPGSTADVLGKDNGQEVITISGAPVRPTEGQLRMTTIVATGPSTDVDLADVADAWFRTDRAVLPKDSVYPSGKSDAEIEKHNLGQMKESQDAATLAALGYLKLDPEKVKVTLNLADIGGPSAGLLFSLGIVDKLDGDGGGGDLTGGRIVAGTGTIEPDGTVGAVGGVSLKTQAAARDGATVFLVPKAECSDAQAELPDGLRLVPVTALSDAVASLRALEQGQESKVPAC encoded by the coding sequence GTGCTCTCCAGTCTCTCCCGTCCCCGTGCTCTCGCGGTCTGCGCGCTGCCCGTCGTCGCGCTGTTCGCCGTCGCCGGGCTCGCGCCGCTCCCGTACGCCATCGCGCAGCCCGGTTCGACCGCCGACGTGCTGGGCAAGGACAACGGGCAGGAGGTCATCACCATCAGCGGCGCGCCCGTGCGGCCCACCGAGGGGCAGCTGCGGATGACGACGATCGTCGCGACCGGGCCGTCCACGGACGTGGACCTCGCCGATGTGGCCGACGCCTGGTTCCGTACCGACCGGGCCGTCCTGCCGAAGGACTCCGTCTACCCCTCGGGGAAGTCCGACGCCGAGATCGAGAAGCACAACCTCGGGCAGATGAAGGAGTCGCAGGACGCGGCCACCCTCGCCGCCCTCGGCTACCTGAAGCTGGACCCCGAGAAGGTGAAGGTGACCCTGAACCTCGCCGACATCGGCGGGCCGAGCGCCGGGCTGCTCTTCTCCCTCGGCATCGTCGACAAGCTCGACGGCGACGGGGGCGGCGGAGACCTCACCGGCGGCCGGATCGTGGCCGGTACGGGCACGATCGAGCCCGACGGCACGGTCGGCGCCGTCGGCGGGGTGTCCCTGAAGACCCAGGCCGCCGCCCGGGACGGGGCCACCGTCTTCCTCGTACCGAAGGCCGAGTGCTCGGACGCGCAGGCCGAGCTGCCCGACGGCCTGCGGCTCGTCCCCGTCACCGCGCTCAGCGACGCGGTGGCGTCCCTCCGGGCCCTTGAGCAGGGGCAGGAGTCGAAGGTTCCGGCCTGCTGA
- a CDS encoding IclR family transcriptional regulator — protein MTAETSQTLDRGLRVLKLLADTDHGLTVTELSNKLGVNRTVVYRLLATLEQHALVRRDLGGRARVGLGVLRLGRQVHPLVREAALPALRSLAEDIGATAHLTLVDGAEALAVAVVEPTWTDYHVAYRAGFRHPLDRGAAGRAILAARQGGLIEPGFTLTHGELEAGASGAAAPLVGVTGVEGSVGVVMLADAVPERVGPRVVDAAREVADALR, from the coding sequence GTGACCGCGGAGACCTCCCAGACGCTCGACCGGGGACTCAGAGTCCTCAAACTGCTCGCCGACACCGACCACGGCCTGACCGTCACCGAGTTGTCCAACAAACTCGGCGTCAACCGGACCGTCGTCTACCGCCTGCTCGCCACGCTCGAACAGCACGCCCTCGTCCGGCGTGACCTCGGCGGACGCGCCCGCGTCGGCCTCGGCGTGCTCCGGCTCGGCCGGCAGGTCCACCCCCTGGTGCGGGAGGCCGCGCTCCCCGCGCTGCGCTCGCTCGCCGAGGACATCGGGGCGACGGCCCACCTGACCCTCGTCGACGGGGCGGAGGCGCTCGCCGTCGCGGTCGTCGAACCCACCTGGACCGACTACCACGTCGCCTACCGGGCCGGTTTCCGTCACCCGCTCGACCGGGGCGCGGCCGGCCGGGCCATCCTCGCCGCCCGCCAGGGCGGACTGATCGAACCGGGCTTCACGCTCACCCACGGCGAGCTGGAGGCGGGCGCGAGCGGCGCGGCCGCGCCACTCGTCGGCGTGACGGGCGTCGAGGGCTCCGTCGGCGTCGTCATGCTCGCGGACGCGGTCCCCGAGCGGGTGGGACCGCGGGTGGTGGACGCGGCCCGGGAGGTCGCCGACGCGCTGCGCTAG
- a CDS encoding DEAD/DEAH box helicase — translation MTTTATSSHHLSPAFPGRAPWGTAGKLRAWQQGAMEKYIQEQPRDFLAVATPGAGKTTFALTLASWLLHHHVVQQITVVAPTEHLKKQWAAAAARIGIKLDPDYSAGPLSKEYDGVAITYAGVGVRPMLHRNRSEQRKTLVILDEIHHAGDSKSWGEACLEAFEPATRRLALTGTPFRSDTNPIPFVTYEEGNDGIRRSSADYTYGYGNALGDGVVRPVIFLSYSGNMRWRTKAGDEIAARLGEPMTKDAVSQAWRTALDAKGDWMPNVLRAADQRLTEVRKSIPDAGGLVIASDQDSARSYAKLIREITGTKATVVLSDDAGASNRIDEFSESTDRWMVAVRMVSEGVDVPRLSVGVYATTISTPLFFAQAVGRFVRSRRRGETASVFLPTIPSLLGFANEMEVERDHVLDKPKKAGEDEDPYAESEKEMAEAERQQDEDTGEQDMLPFEALESDAVFDRVLYNSAEFGMQAHPGSAEEQDYLGIPGLLEPDQVQLLLQKRQARQIAHSRKKPDEEADLLELPAERRPVVSHKELLELRKQLNTMVGAYVHQTGKPHGVIHTELRRVCGGPPSAEATAGQIRERIKKVQEWATRMR, via the coding sequence GTGACTACTACCGCCACCTCCTCCCATCACCTTTCTCCCGCCTTCCCAGGACGGGCCCCCTGGGGTACCGCCGGCAAGCTGCGCGCCTGGCAGCAAGGGGCGATGGAGAAGTACATCCAGGAGCAGCCCCGTGACTTCCTCGCGGTCGCCACGCCCGGCGCAGGCAAGACCACCTTCGCGCTGACCCTCGCCTCGTGGCTGCTGCACCACCACGTCGTGCAGCAGATCACCGTCGTCGCCCCCACCGAGCACCTGAAGAAGCAGTGGGCGGCCGCGGCGGCGCGGATAGGGATCAAGCTCGACCCCGACTACAGCGCCGGGCCGCTCAGCAAGGAGTACGACGGGGTCGCCATCACGTACGCCGGTGTCGGCGTCCGCCCGATGCTGCACCGCAACCGTTCCGAACAGCGCAAGACCCTCGTCATCCTCGACGAGATCCACCACGCCGGAGACTCCAAGTCCTGGGGCGAGGCCTGCCTGGAGGCCTTCGAGCCCGCCACCCGGCGCCTCGCGCTGACCGGCACGCCCTTCCGTTCCGACACCAACCCCATCCCCTTCGTCACGTACGAGGAGGGCAACGACGGCATCCGGCGGTCCTCCGCCGACTACACCTACGGCTACGGCAACGCCCTCGGCGACGGCGTCGTCCGGCCCGTCATCTTCCTCTCCTACAGCGGCAACATGCGCTGGCGCACCAAGGCCGGCGACGAGATCGCCGCCCGCCTCGGCGAGCCGATGACCAAGGACGCCGTCTCGCAGGCCTGGCGGACCGCCCTGGACGCCAAGGGCGACTGGATGCCGAACGTGCTCCGCGCCGCCGACCAGCGCCTCACCGAGGTCCGCAAGTCCATCCCGGACGCCGGCGGCCTCGTCATCGCCTCCGACCAGGACTCGGCCCGCTCGTACGCGAAGCTGATCCGGGAGATCACCGGCACCAAGGCCACCGTCGTGCTCTCCGACGACGCCGGTGCCTCGAACCGGATCGACGAGTTCAGCGAGAGCACCGACCGCTGGATGGTCGCCGTCCGCATGGTGTCCGAGGGCGTCGACGTGCCGCGCCTCTCCGTCGGCGTGTACGCGACGACGATCTCGACCCCGCTGTTCTTCGCCCAGGCCGTCGGCCGTTTCGTGCGTTCGCGCAGACGCGGCGAGACCGCCTCGGTGTTCCTTCCCACGATCCCCAGCCTCCTCGGTTTCGCCAACGAGATGGAGGTCGAGCGCGACCACGTCCTCGACAAGCCGAAGAAGGCGGGCGAGGACGAGGACCCGTACGCCGAGTCCGAGAAGGAGATGGCCGAGGCCGAGCGCCAGCAGGACGAGGACACCGGCGAGCAGGACATGCTGCCCTTCGAGGCGCTGGAGTCCGACGCCGTCTTCGACCGCGTCCTCTACAACAGCGCCGAGTTCGGCATGCAGGCCCACCCCGGCAGCGCCGAGGAGCAGGACTACCTGGGCATCCCGGGCCTCCTCGAACCCGACCAGGTCCAGCTGCTCCTGCAGAAGCGCCAGGCCCGGCAGATCGCGCACAGCCGCAAGAAGCCGGACGAGGAGGCGGACCTGCTGGAACTCCCCGCCGAGCGGCGCCCTGTCGTTTCCCACAAGGAACTGCTCGAACTGCGCAAGCAGCTCAACACGATGGTCGGCGCGTACGTCCACCAGACCGGCAAGCCGCACGGAGTGATCCACACGGAGCTCCGCCGGGTCTGCGGCGGACCGCCGAGCGCGGAGGCCACCGCCGGGCAGATCCGGGAACGGATCAAGAAGGTCCAGGAGTGGGCCACCCGCATGCGGTGA
- a CDS encoding type II toxin-antitoxin system death-on-curing family toxin: protein MSCVYLSAEDVLAVAEHAVDDQVVVVRDAGLLESAVHRPSAAMFGEEAYPDLLGKAAALLQSLAVNHPFLDGNKRTAWLSCVTFLAMNGVQLRPDIDAAERLVISVATGETDEVKVISQGLRELIAPDVS, encoded by the coding sequence GTGAGCTGCGTCTATCTCTCCGCCGAGGACGTCCTGGCCGTCGCCGAACACGCGGTGGACGACCAGGTCGTCGTCGTACGCGACGCGGGACTGCTCGAATCGGCCGTCCACCGGCCGTCCGCCGCCATGTTCGGCGAGGAGGCGTACCCCGACCTCCTCGGCAAGGCCGCCGCACTGCTCCAGTCGCTCGCGGTCAACCATCCGTTCCTCGACGGGAACAAGCGCACCGCCTGGCTGTCCTGCGTGACCTTCCTCGCCATGAACGGCGTCCAGCTCCGTCCCGACATCGACGCGGCGGAGCGCCTGGTCATCTCCGTGGCGACCGGCGAGACCGACGAGGTGAAGGTGATCTCCCAGGGACTTCGCGAGCTGATCGCCCCGGACGTGAGCTGA